A single window of Sphingobium sp. SCG-1 DNA harbors:
- a CDS encoding 2-keto-4-pentenoate hydratase — protein MDRVGAEVESHAARLRDCYGSSQAIPPISADWPGATIADAYAIQAANTAQWEAEGRHVVGAKIGLTAKTVQAQLGVDQPDTGILFADMAVNDGDTVAPGRLLQPKVEAEIAFVLRRTPDAHRLTTAELIDSIAYALPAIEVVDSRIANWKIGIVDTIADNASSGLFVLGTTPVRLADLDLRLCGMVLEKNGEQVSFGAGAACLGNPLHALGWLTTRAASVGRPLGAGDVILAGALGPMVAVAPGDSIEARISGFGTVRVRFGAE, from the coding sequence ATGGACAGAGTTGGCGCGGAGGTGGAGAGTCATGCAGCGCGACTGCGGGATTGCTATGGCAGCAGCCAGGCTATTCCGCCAATCAGTGCCGATTGGCCCGGCGCGACAATCGCTGATGCTTATGCCATTCAAGCCGCAAACACGGCGCAATGGGAAGCGGAAGGGCGTCATGTCGTTGGAGCAAAGATCGGCCTCACAGCAAAAACGGTCCAAGCTCAGCTCGGCGTCGATCAGCCGGATACCGGGATTCTGTTTGCTGATATGGCCGTAAATGACGGAGACACTGTGGCGCCAGGCCGGTTGCTCCAGCCTAAGGTCGAGGCAGAGATCGCTTTCGTGCTGAGGCGCACACCGGATGCCCACCGCCTCACCACTGCCGAACTGATCGACAGCATCGCTTATGCCCTCCCCGCGATAGAGGTAGTCGACAGCCGTATTGCTAATTGGAAAATCGGCATCGTCGATACGATCGCTGACAATGCATCGTCCGGCCTTTTCGTATTGGGCACGACGCCAGTGCGACTGGCTGATCTAGATCTCAGACTATGCGGCATGGTGCTTGAGAAGAACGGCGAACAGGTGTCCTTTGGTGCCGGAGCAGCGTGCCTTGGTAATCCTCTTCATGCTTTGGGATGGTTGACGACCCGGGCAGCATCGGTCGGTCGTCCGCTGGGGGCAGGCGATGTCATCCTGGCGGGCGCACTTGGTCCCATGGTTGCGGTTGCACCCGGCGATAGCATCGAGGCGCGGATTTCCGGGTTTGGCACCGTCCGAGTTCGGTTTGGCGCCGAGTGA